In the genome of Entelurus aequoreus isolate RoL-2023_Sb linkage group LG08, RoL_Eaeq_v1.1, whole genome shotgun sequence, one region contains:
- the LOC133655970 gene encoding uncharacterized protein LOC133655970 yields MSVSPGEESVKLELASARLYNSCTHSNSLRIIHNSHNVFSVVSVSEVDMHSTEVANYDMSSLLQHQANNRKIPVISIPRYGRNYLKCTTHNKRNIVNIATTDNLNKNSSKQPNTYNMGFLNIRSLSPKALLVNEVIRDNNLNVIGLSETWLKPDKFFALNEASPPNYTNAHVARPLKRGGGVALIYNENFNLTPNLNNKYKSFEVLTMRSVTPLPLDLAVIYRPPGPYSDFISEFSEFVADLVTHGDNIIIMGDFNIHMNTPSDPQCVALQTIIDSCGLTQIIHEPTHRNGNTIDLVLVRGVTTSKVMILPYTKVMSDHYLIKFEVLTHCQQANNNNNCYSGRNINAATTMTLADLLPSVMAPFPN; encoded by the coding sequence atgtctgttagtccgggtgaggagtcagttaagctagaactagccagcgccaggctgtatAAttcatgtacgcatagcaattctcttagaataatacacaattcacataatgttttttctgttgtgtctgtgtcagaggtggacatgcattctactgaggtggcaaattatgatatgtccagtctattgcagcaccaagcaaacaatcggaaaattcccgtcatatcaattcctagatatggtcgaaactatttaaagtgcactacgcataataaacgcaacattgttaatattgccactacggataatcttaacaaaaactcgtcaaaacagcccaatacctataatatgggctttttaaacataagatcattgtctcccaaggcgttattggttaatgaggtcattagagacaacaatcttaacgtcattggtcttagcgaaacctggctcaaaccagacaaattttttgcgctcaatgaggcatctcctcctaactatacgaatgcgcatgttgcccgtcctcttaaaaggggagggggtgtcgcactaatatacaatgaaaatttcaaccttacccctaacctaaataataaatataaatcgtttgaggtgcttactatgaggtcggtcacaccgctacctctcgacctggctgttatctaccgcccccctgggccctattcggactttatcagtgaattctcagagttcgttgctgatctagtgacgcacggcgacaatataatcataatgggggactttaatatccatatgaataccccatcggaccctcagtgcgtggcgctccaaaccataattgatagctgtggtcttacacaaataatacatgaacccacgcatcgcaacggtaatacaatagatctagtgcttgtcaggggtgtcaccacctccaaagttatgatacttccatatactaaagtaatgtccgatcattaccttataaaatttgaagttttgactcattgtcaacaagctaataataataataactgctatagcggccgcaacattaatgctgccacaacgatgactcttgctgacctactgccttcggtaatggcaccattcccaaattaa